One window from the genome of Thermococcus siculi encodes:
- a CDS encoding tripartite tricarboxylate transporter permease, translated as MLPLSDLLLWSLVGVLFGSLISWIPGFHIFNIMALLVAVFGVGSLMPVQAFPFFAIGAIVAYAYVSAISSVYFSVADESAVFLLFPTQRYLLLGRGHEAVLLYLIGAVAGTLILVLGLLFVFPRVLPPIYQATSPYVTYFLVAIVLFMFMSEWPKEGDRGRTPAERLWLAWRQILAGIFVFFISGILGFIVMNTNLLPTTSAYTRLTPMFIGFFGMSWVLLNILSNPPMLEQVPDDRVESSVYNTLKASFGGALGGTIAAVYPIITGGMGALVAGHMTSQRGDDAFIISQGVNRVIYYVGAFTLLFLPQLRLTRGAAAWLVSSIYTPKSYAEYLAAIGAILLSAGISFLFTYYISRFMARSFNIVHLKKLSYLVAITLVAISYVLTGWMGIAVLFVSTAIGMTAAAFNTRRSYCLGGLILPVLISMTGHTGYFMHLLGLG; from the coding sequence ATGCTCCCCCTTTCAGATCTTTTACTCTGGTCACTGGTCGGGGTTCTCTTCGGCTCGCTGATATCCTGGATTCCGGGATTCCACATATTCAACATAATGGCCCTGCTCGTTGCCGTATTCGGCGTCGGTTCGCTGATGCCGGTTCAGGCCTTTCCCTTCTTCGCCATCGGGGCGATAGTGGCCTACGCTTACGTGAGTGCAATTTCCAGCGTCTACTTCAGCGTTGCGGATGAGAGCGCCGTCTTCCTCCTCTTCCCGACGCAGAGGTACCTCCTCCTCGGAAGGGGTCACGAGGCGGTGCTGCTCTACCTCATCGGCGCCGTCGCGGGGACTCTGATCCTCGTCCTCGGCCTCCTGTTCGTCTTCCCGAGGGTTCTCCCGCCTATCTACCAGGCAACCAGTCCCTACGTCACCTACTTCCTCGTTGCCATAGTGCTCTTCATGTTCATGAGCGAGTGGCCCAAGGAGGGCGACCGTGGTAGAACCCCCGCCGAGAGACTCTGGCTGGCCTGGAGGCAGATACTTGCGGGAATATTCGTTTTCTTCATCTCTGGAATCCTCGGCTTCATCGTCATGAACACCAACCTCCTGCCGACGACCAGCGCCTACACCCGCCTGACCCCGATGTTCATAGGCTTCTTCGGAATGTCCTGGGTGCTCCTCAACATACTCTCCAACCCGCCGATGCTCGAGCAGGTTCCGGACGACAGGGTCGAGAGCAGCGTCTACAACACCCTCAAGGCCAGCTTTGGCGGGGCCCTGGGTGGAACGATAGCTGCAGTCTATCCAATCATAACCGGAGGTATGGGTGCCCTCGTTGCAGGCCATATGACGAGCCAGCGCGGTGACGACGCCTTCATCATCAGCCAGGGCGTAAACAGGGTCATCTACTACGTCGGGGCCTTCACGCTCCTCTTCCTGCCCCAGCTGAGGCTCACGAGGGGAGCGGCGGCGTGGCTCGTGAGTTCTATCTACACGCCCAAGAGCTACGCCGAGTACCTGGCGGCGATAGGCGCCATACTGCTCTCCGCTGGCATAAGCTTCCTGTTCACCTACTACATCTCCAGGTTCATGGCCAGGAGCTTCAACATCGTCCACCTCAAGAAGCTCTCCTACCTCGTGGCGATAACGCTGGTGGCCATCTCCTACGTCCTCACCGGGTGGATGGGAATAGCCGTGCTCTTCGTTTCAACGGCCATAGGGATGACTGCAGCGGCGTTCAACACGAGGAGGAGCTACTGCCTCGGCGGACTCATACTGCCGGTGCTCATCAGCATGACCGGGCACACCGGCTACTTCATGCACCTGCTGGGGCTGGGGTGA
- a CDS encoding alpha/beta hydrolase family protein encodes MSGIEWDEKTFSKFAYLGDPRIRGNFVAYTLTKANMKEDKYESTVVVEDIETGARRFVENASMPRISPDGKKLAFMRSNEEKKESEIWVADLGTLSAKKVLSAKNIRSIQWNDDSRRLLVVGFKRRDDEDFVFDDDVPAWFDSMGFFDGEKTAFWVLDTESEEIIEQFEKPRFSGGIWHGDSIVVNIPHREGSKPALFKLWDIYLWKDGEEEKLFERVSFEAVDSDGKAVLLRGKREKRFISEHDWLYLWDGEIKPVYEGPLDTWNAKLEDGKVYFTVPDAGRVNLYLWDGEAKPIIVGDHWIMGFDVHDGKVALLIETATRLRELYLYDGELRQVTDYNGPIFEKLKTFEPRHFRFKSKDLEIDGWYIKPELKEGEKAPVIVFVHGGPKGMYGHYFKYEMQLMASKGYYVVFVNPRGSDGYNEDFALRVLERTGLEDFQDIMNGIEEFFKLEPNADRERVGITGISYGGFMTNWAVTQSDLFKAGISENGISYWLTSHAFSDIGLWYDVEVIGPNPLENENYRKLSPLFYAKNVKAPILLIHSLEDYRCPLDQSLMFYNVLRDMGKEAYIAIFRRGPHGHSIRGKPKHRSKRYKLFIEFFERKLRKYEEGFDVEKILKGE; translated from the coding sequence ATGAGCGGTATCGAATGGGACGAGAAGACCTTTTCTAAGTTCGCCTACCTCGGCGACCCGAGGATAAGGGGGAACTTCGTGGCGTACACCCTCACCAAGGCCAACATGAAGGAGGATAAGTACGAGAGCACCGTCGTGGTTGAGGACATCGAAACGGGGGCGAGGCGCTTTGTCGAGAACGCCTCGATGCCCAGGATTTCGCCGGACGGCAAAAAGCTGGCCTTCATGCGCTCCAACGAGGAGAAGAAGGAGAGCGAGATATGGGTTGCCGATTTGGGCACTCTGAGCGCCAAGAAGGTTCTCTCGGCCAAAAACATCCGTTCTATCCAGTGGAACGACGATTCGAGGAGGCTCCTTGTTGTGGGCTTCAAGAGGAGGGACGACGAGGACTTCGTCTTTGACGACGACGTCCCGGCCTGGTTCGACAGCATGGGCTTCTTCGACGGTGAGAAAACCGCCTTCTGGGTTCTCGACACGGAGAGCGAGGAGATAATCGAGCAGTTCGAGAAGCCGAGGTTTTCCGGTGGAATATGGCACGGTGACTCCATCGTCGTGAACATCCCCCACCGCGAGGGTTCAAAGCCGGCTCTCTTCAAGCTCTGGGACATCTACCTCTGGAAGGACGGCGAGGAGGAAAAGCTCTTCGAGAGGGTCTCCTTCGAGGCAGTCGATTCCGACGGAAAGGCGGTGCTCCTCCGCGGAAAGCGGGAAAAGCGCTTTATCAGCGAGCACGACTGGCTCTATCTCTGGGACGGGGAGATTAAGCCGGTCTACGAGGGTCCTCTTGACACCTGGAATGCGAAGCTCGAGGACGGTAAGGTCTACTTTACCGTTCCAGATGCGGGCAGGGTGAACCTATACCTCTGGGACGGCGAAGCCAAGCCCATCATCGTTGGAGACCACTGGATAATGGGCTTCGACGTGCATGATGGCAAGGTTGCCCTCCTAATAGAGACAGCAACCAGGCTGAGGGAGTTATACCTTTACGACGGTGAGCTTAGGCAGGTAACCGACTACAACGGGCCTATCTTTGAAAAGCTGAAGACCTTTGAACCGAGGCACTTCCGCTTCAAGAGCAAGGACCTTGAGATAGACGGCTGGTACATTAAACCAGAACTAAAGGAGGGCGAGAAGGCTCCGGTAATAGTCTTCGTCCACGGCGGGCCGAAGGGAATGTACGGCCACTACTTCAAGTACGAGATGCAGCTCATGGCTAGCAAGGGTTACTACGTCGTCTTCGTCAACCCGCGCGGTAGCGACGGCTATAACGAGGACTTCGCGCTCAGAGTTCTTGAGAGAACAGGCTTAGAGGACTTCCAGGACATCATGAACGGTATCGAGGAGTTCTTCAAGCTCGAACCCAATGCAGACCGCGAGAGGGTTGGCATAACCGGCATAAGCTACGGCGGCTTCATGACCAACTGGGCGGTAACCCAGAGCGACCTATTCAAGGCTGGCATCAGCGAGAACGGCATAAGCTACTGGCTCACGAGCCACGCCTTCTCGGACATAGGTCTCTGGTACGACGTCGAGGTTATCGGCCCGAACCCGCTCGAAAACGAGAACTACCGCAAGTTAAGCCCGCTCTTTTACGCAAAGAACGTGAAGGCCCCAATTCTGCTCATCCACTCGCTGGAGGACTACCGCTGCCCCCTTGACCAGAGCCTCATGTTCTACAACGTGCTCAGGGACATGGGGAAGGAGGCGTACATAGCGATATTCAGGAGAGGCCCCCACGGCCACAGCATCCGCGGGAAGCCCAAGCACCGCTCCAAGCGCTACAAGCTCTTCATCGAGTTCTTCGAGAGGAAGCTCAGGAAGTACGAGGAGGGCTTTGACGTGGAGAAGATACTCAAGGGGGAGTGA
- a CDS encoding serine/threonine protein kinase gives MFDHLISKAQLGRFYSRLNSLGFAEIRPYAKGTTSLIFTAKLDEKNVIIKLQRPDSPRQNFAREAKIIKALEPFDVTPSLVAYGSFEGLEYLIREFAEGEIIFYADLEKRHLFEIAEKTALLDRLGLDHGQIQGGKHIIIGERVYLIDFEKANWRKPKNLTSAMAMIFLNDNYISRRVREKFGIERDFLEEMRGELRVYKRTGKPSGILALLSRL, from the coding sequence ATGTTCGACCACCTGATAAGCAAAGCCCAATTGGGGCGGTTTTACTCTCGCCTGAACTCCCTCGGATTCGCTGAAATCCGGCCCTACGCAAAGGGAACGACCAGTCTAATCTTCACTGCAAAGTTAGATGAAAAAAACGTCATAATAAAGCTCCAGCGGCCGGACTCCCCGAGGCAGAACTTCGCCAGGGAGGCGAAAATAATCAAGGCGCTGGAGCCATTCGATGTAACCCCTTCACTCGTAGCCTACGGGAGCTTTGAGGGCCTGGAGTACCTCATCAGGGAGTTTGCGGAGGGGGAGATAATATTCTACGCCGACCTCGAAAAGCGGCACCTGTTTGAGATAGCCGAAAAGACGGCCCTCTTGGACAGGCTCGGCCTCGACCACGGCCAGATACAGGGTGGCAAGCACATAATAATCGGTGAGCGCGTTTACCTCATAGACTTCGAGAAGGCCAACTGGAGAAAACCGAAGAACCTTACATCGGCGATGGCCATGATCTTCCTCAACGACAACTACATCTCAAGGAGGGTGAGGGAGAAGTTCGGCATCGAGCGGGACTTCCTTGAGGAGATGAGGGGAGAGCTGAGGGTCTACAAGAGAACGGGGAAGCCCTCAGGCATTCTGGCCCTTCTTTCTCGCCTTTAG
- a CDS encoding Lrp/AsnC family transcriptional regulator, with translation MVTAFILMVTAAGKEREVMEKLLAMPEVKEAYVVYGEYDLVVKVETDTLKDLDQFITEKIRKMTEIQMTSTMIAI, from the coding sequence ATGGTGACGGCTTTTATTTTGATGGTTACGGCCGCTGGAAAGGAAAGGGAAGTCATGGAGAAGCTTCTGGCCATGCCGGAGGTTAAAGAGGCTTACGTTGTCTACGGGGAGTACGACCTCGTAGTTAAGGTTGAGACCGACACGCTCAAGGACCTGGACCAGTTCATCACAGAGAAGATAAGGAAGATGACCGAGATCCAGATGACATCGACGATGATAGCCATCTGA
- a CDS encoding TIGR00153 family protein — translation MQVWTKLFAKSPFKPLIKHSEVVLNTVETLEKALLAWERGDYEEMRRLAIEVDRLEDVADRIKEEIRDSLSSKLMMAVAREDVLIYLHMQDKVADAAEDTAKWLLIKKPGTVPEELKTLIIQMGNESIKAAKLVHKAIVQMDRVIESGFVEGEIEAEYEIIHEIEGVESKIDGLDTELMKRVFEMADQLSWGDGFYILNVARTLSNISDKAKDAAERIRLMMNK, via the coding sequence ATGCAGGTCTGGACTAAGCTCTTTGCGAAAAGCCCCTTCAAGCCGCTCATAAAGCACTCCGAGGTCGTTCTCAACACAGTTGAGACCCTGGAGAAGGCCCTCCTGGCCTGGGAGAGGGGCGACTACGAGGAGATGAGGAGGCTGGCCATAGAGGTCGACCGCCTCGAGGACGTTGCCGACAGGATAAAGGAGGAGATAAGGGACTCCCTAAGCTCAAAGCTCATGATGGCCGTCGCGAGGGAGGACGTGCTCATATACCTCCACATGCAGGATAAGGTTGCCGATGCCGCCGAGGACACCGCCAAGTGGCTTCTCATAAAGAAGCCCGGAACCGTTCCGGAGGAGCTAAAGACCCTCATAATCCAGATGGGCAACGAGAGCATCAAGGCGGCAAAGCTGGTGCACAAGGCCATAGTGCAGATGGACAGGGTGATAGAGAGCGGCTTCGTCGAGGGGGAGATAGAGGCGGAGTACGAGATAATCCACGAGATAGAGGGCGTTGAGAGCAAGATAGACGGCCTCGACACCGAGCTGATGAAGAGGGTCTTTGAAATGGCCGATCAGCTCAGCTGGGGCGACGGCTTCTACATCCTGAACGTGGCGAGAACGCTGAGCAACATCTCCGACAAGGCGAAGGACGCCGCCGAGAGGATAAGGCTCATGATGAACAAGTGA
- a CDS encoding inorganic phosphate transporter: protein MAWAIGANDAANSMSTAVGAKAITPKQAVIIAGVLEFSGAYFFGKSVTETIRKGILDPTMITDPMVLVYGSVAALLAATIWLVIATKFGLPVSTTHSIIGGIAGYGIVYAGTAIVNWGKMSQVVLSWILSPVIGAIMAYLIFKAFTKSIFERKDPVRSARIWSPFWIGLAFVVIGTMFYIKVLHGGDIKTGILMYGIPLGVVVFFVTYLLIKLRFPSSDPFIGVEAIFRKAQVITSGYLALAHGANDVANAIGPVAAVYAVATMGLGGMEVPVPKWILALGGFGIAVGVATYGYKVMETVGKKITELTNTRGFTIQFSAATVVLIASWMGLPISTTHVVVGAVIGIGLARGVKAINKDIVKDIIISWFVTVPVAGLISAAIFKVLMLVG from the coding sequence ATGGCCTGGGCGATAGGTGCCAACGATGCGGCAAATTCTATGAGCACCGCCGTCGGCGCGAAGGCGATAACCCCGAAGCAGGCGGTTATTATAGCGGGAGTCCTTGAGTTCAGCGGTGCCTACTTCTTTGGAAAGAGCGTCACGGAGACCATAAGGAAGGGAATCCTTGACCCCACGATGATAACCGACCCGATGGTTCTCGTCTACGGCTCGGTTGCTGCCCTCCTCGCGGCAACGATATGGCTCGTCATCGCCACCAAGTTCGGCCTGCCGGTTTCAACCACGCACTCGATAATCGGTGGAATAGCCGGCTACGGAATAGTCTACGCCGGAACGGCCATAGTCAACTGGGGTAAGATGAGCCAGGTCGTCCTCAGCTGGATACTCTCGCCGGTAATAGGTGCGATAATGGCATACCTCATATTCAAGGCCTTCACCAAGAGCATCTTCGAGAGAAAAGACCCGGTGAGGAGCGCGAGGATATGGTCGCCCTTCTGGATCGGCCTGGCCTTCGTGGTCATAGGAACCATGTTCTACATCAAGGTCCTCCACGGGGGGGACATCAAGACCGGAATCCTGATGTACGGAATCCCGCTGGGGGTAGTGGTCTTCTTTGTGACCTACCTCCTCATAAAGCTCCGCTTCCCGAGCAGCGACCCCTTCATAGGCGTTGAGGCGATATTCAGGAAGGCCCAGGTTATCACCTCGGGCTACCTCGCGCTGGCCCACGGCGCCAACGATGTTGCCAACGCCATCGGCCCGGTCGCGGCTGTCTACGCGGTCGCGACGATGGGCCTCGGCGGCATGGAGGTCCCGGTTCCCAAGTGGATCCTCGCCCTCGGAGGTTTTGGAATAGCGGTTGGTGTTGCCACCTACGGATACAAGGTCATGGAGACCGTCGGAAAGAAGATAACAGAGCTGACTAACACGAGGGGCTTCACCATCCAGTTCTCGGCCGCCACCGTCGTTCTCATCGCGAGCTGGATGGGGCTGCCCATCTCAACGACCCACGTCGTCGTGGGGGCTGTCATAGGAATAGGCCTCGCCAGGGGAGTAAAGGCAATAAACAAGGACATCGTTAAGGACATAATAATCTCCTGGTTCGTTACCGTCCCGGTCGCGGGTTTAATCAGCGCGGCCATATTCAAGGTCTTGATGCTCGTGGGGTGA
- a CDS encoding metallophosphoesterase family protein, producing MRKVAFAVLLVFIVLAAGCISGSSPTETTTSSETPKGGIDFGSYEKGQVLAKWYDIADVSKVYVSEGYEDLAKHYFPNAEILPASQYDGGVAILSPKDAREVLRGKPILITVSDYFGYVAYKLGLKFVGPDKGIFAAFNSDGKAYFVFTGTSKAGAGAALEYAMELKEGKEIKTDDVLRSGEFEGVLLKVIGDTNWNGVPEDGESWYLTSFKTMEPFIYYWRVVDGENVTVKGGFIRLVNGSTVYIHALGFNVSVEVKDPKNVELTYVIENTNPSVLNLPEGAETGDTWVKFSTSEDSFTIDAKPLGDYRIIAFGDHRPDGGVKPPEVFLKIRDEINDDDGVFILDGGDIVYTGKADEWAALLKEWKWNKPIFVAPGNHEYRGDGINIFHRIFGPDNYAFSFGNYRYVIINDVEDNYGLSDEVFEWLEDQMKLAVSRGERPVLVLHAPPIDPRPEGDHSMNPEDAKRLMALMKEYDAFGVFSHIHIYWYGEEDGVKMLITGGGGAPLYAPEDEGGFYHYVRLDMAANGTISVEPVKVEP from the coding sequence ATGAGGAAGGTTGCTTTTGCAGTTCTTCTGGTCTTCATCGTTCTAGCCGCGGGATGCATAAGCGGCAGTTCGCCCACGGAGACCACAACGAGTTCCGAAACTCCTAAGGGCGGGATAGACTTTGGCTCCTACGAGAAGGGCCAGGTGCTGGCGAAGTGGTACGACATCGCCGATGTCTCGAAGGTCTACGTCAGCGAGGGCTACGAGGATCTGGCGAAGCACTACTTCCCGAACGCTGAAATCCTGCCGGCGAGCCAGTACGACGGCGGTGTGGCTATACTCTCGCCCAAGGACGCCAGGGAAGTTCTGAGGGGGAAGCCAATACTCATAACCGTCAGCGACTACTTCGGCTACGTGGCATACAAGCTCGGCCTCAAGTTCGTGGGGCCGGACAAGGGAATCTTCGCGGCTTTCAACAGCGATGGAAAGGCATACTTCGTCTTTACCGGAACGAGCAAGGCCGGCGCCGGAGCCGCTCTGGAGTACGCGATGGAACTCAAGGAAGGCAAGGAGATCAAAACGGACGACGTTCTGAGGAGCGGCGAGTTCGAGGGTGTTCTTCTCAAGGTGATAGGCGACACCAACTGGAACGGTGTTCCTGAGGACGGCGAGAGCTGGTATTTAACGTCTTTCAAGACGATGGAGCCGTTCATCTACTACTGGCGCGTCGTCGATGGTGAGAACGTCACGGTTAAGGGCGGCTTCATAAGGCTCGTCAACGGCTCGACTGTCTACATCCACGCCCTCGGCTTCAACGTTAGCGTCGAGGTGAAGGATCCCAAGAACGTCGAGCTGACCTACGTCATAGAGAACACCAACCCCTCGGTGCTCAACCTTCCGGAGGGGGCGGAGACCGGCGACACCTGGGTTAAGTTCAGCACCTCGGAGGACTCTTTCACCATCGACGCCAAGCCCCTGGGAGACTACAGGATAATAGCCTTCGGCGACCACAGGCCGGACGGAGGAGTTAAACCCCCCGAGGTCTTCCTCAAGATAAGGGACGAGATAAACGATGACGACGGTGTCTTTATCCTCGACGGCGGAGACATCGTTTACACGGGTAAGGCCGACGAGTGGGCGGCCCTGCTGAAGGAGTGGAAGTGGAACAAGCCGATATTCGTCGCCCCGGGCAACCACGAGTACCGCGGGGACGGCATAAACATCTTCCACAGGATCTTCGGCCCTGACAACTACGCCTTCTCCTTCGGGAACTACCGCTACGTTATCATCAACGACGTCGAGGACAACTACGGCCTGAGCGACGAGGTGTTTGAGTGGCTCGAGGATCAGATGAAGCTTGCTGTTTCGAGGGGCGAGCGTCCTGTCCTCGTTCTCCACGCGCCGCCGATCGACCCGAGGCCCGAGGGAGACCACTCCATGAACCCGGAGGACGCGAAGAGACTAATGGCACTCATGAAGGAGTACGACGCCTTCGGAGTGTTCAGCCACATCCACATCTACTGGTACGGCGAGGAGGATGGAGTGAAGATGCTCATAACCGGCGGGGGCGGCGCTCCCCTCTACGCACCTGAAGACGAGGGCGGCTTCTATCACTACGTCAGGCTCGACATGGCTGCCAACGGGACGATAAGCGTGGAGCCGGTGAAGGTTGAACCCTGA
- a CDS encoding cupin domain-containing protein, whose protein sequence is MFVGHYKDVPEKETGFDGVTIRWLVSPKLGAKNYAMRYFVLKKGAEIPIHSHDWEHEIFIVRGEGIITNGEEEHHVKEGNFLYVPPNEPHGYKATGETLEFLCIIPAKREAIPDDEWA, encoded by the coding sequence ATGTTCGTAGGGCACTACAAGGACGTCCCCGAGAAGGAGACGGGTTTTGATGGGGTAACCATAAGGTGGCTCGTTTCTCCGAAGCTCGGCGCGAAGAACTACGCGATGCGCTACTTCGTGCTCAAGAAGGGCGCCGAGATACCGATCCACAGCCACGACTGGGAGCACGAGATATTCATTGTTAGGGGAGAAGGCATCATAACCAACGGCGAGGAGGAGCACCACGTCAAGGAGGGCAACTTCCTCTACGTCCCGCCCAACGAGCCGCACGGCTACAAAGCAACTGGAGAAACCCTTGAGTTCCTCTGCATAATCCCGGCCAAGAGGGAGGCCATTCCCGACGACGAGTGGGCCTAG
- a CDS encoding signal peptidase I, producing the protein MAKRRLNPLSLLSYFLLFFVVLIVVLHFVFGFQYVVILTDSMEPHINPNDLVITKPVDPSGLHPGDVILYRVTLGNSTYEITHRIVGIKTDPSGYYFVTKGDNRNYTDPWRVYPEQVLGKVVLVIPKVGVIWYYTPLIVLGLFLFVIASLVYDIALLLLEEEPVRPKSMKADLIALRRKKIKVYHHRR; encoded by the coding sequence ATGGCAAAGCGTCGCTTGAATCCGCTCTCACTGCTCTCGTACTTCCTCCTCTTCTTCGTCGTCCTAATCGTGGTTCTCCACTTCGTCTTCGGCTTCCAGTACGTGGTGATTCTAACCGACTCCATGGAGCCACACATAAACCCCAACGACCTCGTGATTACGAAGCCCGTTGATCCCTCAGGGTTGCATCCCGGTGACGTTATCCTCTACAGGGTAACCCTCGGCAACTCCACGTACGAAATCACCCACAGGATAGTCGGTATCAAAACCGATCCCTCCGGCTACTACTTCGTCACGAAGGGCGACAACAGGAATTACACGGATCCCTGGAGGGTCTATCCTGAGCAGGTTCTCGGAAAGGTTGTCCTCGTGATTCCGAAGGTCGGTGTCATCTGGTACTACACCCCCCTCATAGTTCTCGGCCTCTTCCTCTTCGTGATAGCCTCCCTGGTCTACGACATAGCCCTGCTCCTCCTCGAGGAAGAACCGGTGCGGCCAAAATCGATGAAAGCCGACCTGATAGCCCTCAGAAGAAAGAAGATAAAGGTCTACCACCACAGGCGCTAG
- a CDS encoding DUF2341 domain-containing protein: MTMTRHHVLIKLRVFLPVLILLSALALTPAFSVPSINVSVQSIGACTAERYWIDVNVTNLEGTALINQTFNATIPSDRIPAYSRLRAGNVYVVDENGNPLYYWVMRRTSKIFTVFFRIPSIEANGWRVVRIYYGSDNPYRSYRKPGEIFVYFENFNRLKKYPHVDTGIFDGSQAFTSKELNVSRSKLVVNSTISTWFSSTAKEAQLTTLTVDDSYDVVFKFRRKSDAQNADSYPFYMFIHTKVGNRDRYDYIGIHESNSAFHFEFGNDRSGTYETTEKAGKQYYLGRIFVSPQGSSGSVEKFSNGALIDSHTFENNNRFRNRDVSVGFGQANADFFATVNLLAYVDWVYIVRHVNYDVEITAMGAECSFN; this comes from the coding sequence ATGACCATGACGCGCCACCACGTCCTCATAAAGCTCAGGGTTTTCCTCCCGGTTCTCATCTTGCTCTCTGCCCTAGCTCTAACTCCCGCTTTTTCGGTCCCTTCTATCAACGTGAGCGTCCAGTCTATAGGCGCGTGCACCGCCGAGAGGTACTGGATAGACGTCAACGTGACGAATCTTGAAGGAACTGCCCTTATCAATCAGACGTTCAACGCCACGATTCCATCGGATAGGATACCCGCTTACTCCAGGCTCAGGGCCGGCAACGTCTACGTCGTCGATGAAAACGGAAATCCTCTCTACTACTGGGTGATGAGGAGGACGTCCAAGATCTTCACGGTCTTCTTCAGGATTCCCAGCATAGAGGCCAACGGCTGGAGGGTCGTTAGGATATACTACGGCTCCGATAACCCATACCGGAGCTACAGAAAACCCGGTGAGATCTTCGTTTACTTCGAGAACTTCAACCGCCTAAAAAAATATCCTCACGTGGACACGGGTATCTTTGACGGTTCTCAGGCCTTTACGTCCAAGGAACTCAACGTCAGCAGGAGCAAGCTCGTGGTGAACTCGACGATTTCAACCTGGTTCTCCTCTACCGCGAAGGAGGCCCAGCTCACCACGCTGACCGTTGATGATTCCTACGACGTAGTTTTCAAGTTCCGCAGAAAGTCCGATGCCCAGAACGCCGACAGCTATCCGTTCTACATGTTCATCCACACCAAGGTGGGCAACAGGGACAGGTACGACTACATAGGGATACACGAGAGCAACTCCGCCTTCCACTTTGAGTTTGGAAACGACAGAAGTGGAACGTACGAGACGACTGAAAAAGCTGGAAAGCAGTACTACCTCGGCAGAATTTTTGTTTCTCCCCAGGGCAGTTCCGGGAGCGTCGAGAAGTTCTCAAATGGGGCTTTGATAGATTCCCATACGTTTGAGAACAACAACCGCTTCAGGAACCGGGATGTTTCGGTTGGCTTTGGGCAGGCGAACGCGGACTTCTTTGCCACCGTCAACCTTTTAGCCTACGTGGACTGGGTTTATATAGTGCGTCACGTCAATTACGATGTTGAAATCACGGCGATGGGCGCGGAGTGCAGCTTTAATTAG